A single Kribbella aluminosa DNA region contains:
- a CDS encoding MXAN_6230/SCO0854 family RING domain-containing protein translates to MPDRPADPRAAVLLRRRRLVDATALTPPVRRSAWQWLRRPLTIQAGLSALQADLIQRGLLLSVGLYRYCAALSAPALAGFGGALLDLLDAESGFDTEHTPLFRGFPETVPGNTETFYVNRVFARLLQEPEQPCVLCGDTSSVHAVSPCAHLVCRTCWDGSDFSACPLCLQRIDPKDPFLRPSAAEDAEVHVRSDRLRLLSLATADSVRQTIDGLLARRAPLSASDRADLQVLLDGASSAWLPADIPVRETRALVIAHFLAAEPAMIDRTDTATDVLRLIYALMDADPGLRTPPARRKSLPRATRRLVLRRLDRLPVEMLVEDLFRHERAWKRIGESLHPFEFAARFPVAALAFAILRRTDLDLGTPAGRAVAGESSRHPLVRVADGRLVLTTFGSRVEDAFTSGRPDQALDLLRQRPGELVRRLVQLARALPPEQHAMLVDALTTAVSDVSPVVLTAALGQVRTPPGELRLFFPRGGTTRIWTAVDEREPLPAALAAELSGVLTGEMLRRATGLPRWRRAFLDEELTRLAAPGSERSTSASLLRMPRGSAVPIPQDELLRLFLHWVEPRGRRVDLDLSVAVFDDEWGFVGLCDYTRLRFDEDALVHSGDLTSAPGPGGSTEFVDVDLRAVRRVGGRYLLPVVFSYNDVPFEELERGFAGVLRQPSGLFDPAAVEERFDLSGPAKILLPFGVDLHTKELRWYDVNLSAAGYGHNVARYAGQLGLMAATLEEVHGSGDRVSLWEICCWHAAARTDEIAVRCADGSVVGYRRAEGEEPAAFARRVTARLEPDRVWDDDAAAGADFVAVLTGDLAARPGAEVYALHPRLLDNASVALIDAPHLLAVLAPDSRARASVRAV, encoded by the coding sequence ATGCCCGACCGACCAGCGGATCCGCGGGCTGCTGTCCTGCTGCGCCGCCGCCGGCTGGTCGACGCCACCGCGTTGACCCCGCCGGTACGGCGTTCCGCCTGGCAGTGGCTGCGTCGCCCGTTGACGATCCAGGCGGGGCTGTCCGCGTTGCAGGCGGACCTGATCCAGCGCGGCCTGCTGCTCTCGGTCGGCCTGTACCGGTATTGCGCTGCGTTGTCGGCGCCCGCGCTGGCCGGATTCGGCGGCGCGCTGCTGGATCTGCTCGACGCCGAGTCCGGGTTCGACACCGAGCACACGCCGCTGTTCCGCGGCTTCCCGGAGACCGTGCCGGGCAACACCGAGACCTTCTACGTCAACAGGGTCTTCGCGCGGCTGCTGCAGGAGCCGGAGCAGCCGTGCGTGCTGTGCGGCGACACGAGCTCCGTGCATGCGGTCTCGCCGTGTGCGCACCTGGTCTGCCGGACCTGCTGGGACGGCTCCGACTTCAGTGCGTGCCCGCTCTGTCTGCAGCGCATCGACCCGAAGGATCCGTTCCTCCGCCCGTCCGCCGCGGAGGACGCGGAGGTCCACGTTCGCTCGGACCGCCTGCGGCTGCTCTCGCTGGCCACCGCCGATTCGGTGCGGCAGACGATCGACGGGCTGCTGGCCAGGCGAGCGCCGTTGTCGGCTTCGGATCGCGCGGACCTGCAGGTCCTGCTGGACGGCGCCAGTTCGGCCTGGCTGCCCGCGGACATCCCGGTGCGCGAGACCCGGGCGCTCGTGATCGCGCATTTCCTGGCCGCCGAGCCCGCGATGATCGATCGCACCGACACCGCGACCGACGTACTGCGGCTGATCTACGCGCTGATGGACGCGGACCCGGGTCTGCGGACCCCGCCGGCCCGGCGGAAGTCGTTGCCTCGGGCAACGCGGCGGCTGGTGCTGCGGCGGCTGGACCGGCTGCCGGTGGAGATGCTGGTGGAGGACCTGTTCCGGCACGAGCGCGCTTGGAAGCGGATCGGCGAGAGCCTGCATCCGTTCGAGTTCGCGGCCCGGTTCCCGGTCGCTGCGCTGGCGTTCGCGATTCTCCGCCGTACCGACCTGGACCTCGGTACGCCGGCCGGGCGTGCGGTGGCGGGCGAGTCGTCGCGGCATCCACTGGTGCGGGTCGCGGACGGGCGGCTCGTGCTGACCACGTTCGGCTCGCGGGTCGAGGACGCGTTCACGTCCGGCCGGCCGGACCAGGCGCTCGACCTGCTGCGGCAGCGTCCCGGCGAGCTGGTACGGCGACTTGTGCAGCTGGCTCGTGCGCTGCCACCGGAGCAGCACGCCATGCTCGTCGACGCGCTGACGACCGCCGTCTCGGACGTGTCGCCGGTCGTCCTGACGGCCGCGCTCGGGCAGGTCCGGACGCCGCCGGGCGAGCTGCGGCTGTTCTTCCCGCGCGGCGGGACCACCCGGATCTGGACCGCGGTGGACGAGCGGGAGCCGTTGCCGGCCGCGCTCGCCGCCGAGCTGTCCGGCGTACTCACCGGGGAAATGTTGCGGAGGGCAACAGGTCTGCCGCGCTGGCGGCGGGCGTTCCTGGACGAGGAGCTGACCCGGCTGGCCGCGCCCGGATCGGAGCGGAGTACGTCGGCGAGCCTGCTGCGGATGCCGCGGGGGAGTGCGGTGCCGATTCCGCAGGACGAGCTGCTCCGGCTGTTCCTGCACTGGGTGGAGCCGCGCGGCCGGCGGGTCGACCTCGATCTGTCGGTCGCGGTGTTCGACGACGAATGGGGTTTCGTCGGGCTCTGCGACTACACCCGGCTGCGGTTCGACGAGGACGCGCTCGTGCACTCCGGCGACCTGACGTCCGCGCCGGGGCCGGGCGGCTCGACGGAGTTCGTGGACGTCGACCTGCGGGCGGTGCGCCGGGTCGGCGGGCGGTACCTGCTGCCGGTCGTGTTCAGCTACAACGACGTACCGTTCGAGGAGCTGGAGCGCGGGTTCGCCGGGGTGCTGCGGCAGCCGTCCGGGCTGTTCGATCCGGCGGCCGTCGAGGAGCGGTTCGACCTGTCCGGGCCGGCGAAGATCCTGCTCCCGTTCGGCGTGGACCTGCACACGAAGGAGCTCCGCTGGTACGACGTGAATCTGAGCGCCGCCGGCTACGGCCACAACGTCGCGCGGTACGCCGGTCAGCTCGGGCTGATGGCGGCGACGCTGGAGGAGGTCCACGGCTCCGGCGACCGGGTCAGCCTGTGGGAGATCTGCTGCTGGCACGCGGCGGCGCGGACCGACGAGATCGCGGTCCGGTGTGCCGACGGGTCCGTGGTCGGGTACCGGCGCGCCGAGGGTGAGGAGCCGGCGGCGTTCGCGCGCCGGGTGACCGCGCGGCTGGAGCCGGATCGGGTCTGGGACGACGACGCGGCGGCCGGTGCCGACTTCGTTGCCGTGCTCACCGGAGATCTGGCGGCCCGGCCGGGGGCGGAAGTGTACGCGCTGCATCCCCGCCTGCTGGACAACGCGAGTGTCGCTCTGATCGACGCGCCGCACCTGCTGGCGGTGCTGGCCCCCGACAGCCGGGCGCGAGCGAGCGTGCGGGCGGTCTGA
- a CDS encoding FadR/GntR family transcriptional regulator yields MPKSPRFEPVQPVRAYQRIVEQVEEALARGELTPGQRLPSERELVTQFAVSRSTVREALRVLESNGVVRSRPGDPNGPEILPFSQAALRKQVARLARVDEVTLSELIGFRMIMDGAAIQVASRLRTLEELDELEATLVAMRAAIDVDFDAFGEADLAFHELIARISRNSLIQTCNEVVRGVVLGLISDKIAHAPNSRALMLESLHHHAEVVDAIRTGNGHAAARIARQNMFDYYAGYVPEAEQDTLLALIED; encoded by the coding sequence ATGCCGAAGTCTCCGCGGTTCGAGCCCGTGCAGCCCGTGCGCGCCTACCAGCGGATCGTCGAGCAGGTCGAGGAGGCACTCGCCCGCGGCGAGCTGACCCCCGGTCAGCGACTGCCGAGCGAGCGCGAGCTGGTCACGCAGTTCGCGGTCAGCCGGTCGACGGTGCGCGAGGCGCTGCGGGTGCTGGAGAGCAACGGAGTGGTCCGCTCCCGGCCCGGCGACCCGAACGGGCCGGAGATCCTGCCGTTCTCACAGGCCGCGCTGCGCAAGCAGGTGGCCCGGCTGGCCCGGGTCGACGAGGTGACCCTGAGCGAGCTGATCGGGTTCCGGATGATCATGGACGGCGCCGCGATCCAGGTCGCCTCCCGGCTGCGTACCCTCGAGGAGCTGGACGAGCTCGAGGCCACGCTGGTCGCGATGCGGGCCGCGATCGACGTCGACTTCGACGCCTTCGGCGAGGCCGACCTGGCGTTCCACGAGCTGATCGCCCGGATCAGCCGGAACTCACTGATCCAGACCTGTAACGAGGTCGTCCGCGGCGTCGTCCTCGGGCTGATCTCGGACAAGATCGCGCACGCGCCGAACAGCCGCGCGCTGATGCTCGAGTCGCTGCACCACCACGCCGAGGTGGTCGACGCGATCCGCACCGGCAACGGCCACGCCGCCGCCCGGATCGCCCGGCAGAACATGTTCGACTACTACGCCGGCTACGTACCGGAGGCGGAGCAGGACACGCTGCTGGCCCTGATCGAGGACTGA
- a CDS encoding ABC transporter substrate-binding protein: MKSSFPTRVVAFLASAALLSVTACSAGSGTSSGGSSPGGGQDLSIGLVAEPASLDFTTTDGAAIPQALLGNVYETLVKQDDSGKIVPSLAKSWTVSADRKTYTFDLVDNAKFTNGKQFTASDAVFSINRVKTAWTISLKSAMDVVSAATAVSPTKLQVTLAKPSNDWLFRMTTRIGAMFSETGVSALATAPVGTGPFKFSKWNRGDSIVLTRNDDYWGTKPNFAQITLKYFKDATALNNALLTSTINVIGTVQAPEALSQFTSNSKYQVIEGTTNGEVLLSFNNSRPVFKDVRTRQAIRMAIDHKALLDTCWAGRGKLIGSMVPPTDPWYEDLTGIAPYDLAKAKSLLQASGAAGQTLRLRLPTLPYATSCGQVVKSDLEQAGLKVQIDQLEFPAAWLTTVFKNADYDMSIIAHVEPRDLGAVFNAKYYTRYDDPTLQADLAAADAGDEATQVADMKKAARRLSEQAAGDWLFLLPNLMVADKDIKGLPTNAITEAFDLSKLSR; encoded by the coding sequence GTGAAGTCGTCGTTCCCTACGCGAGTGGTCGCATTCCTCGCCTCCGCGGCGCTACTCTCCGTGACCGCGTGCTCGGCCGGATCCGGTACGTCGTCCGGCGGCAGCTCACCGGGTGGCGGGCAGGACCTGTCGATCGGCCTGGTCGCGGAGCCGGCCAGCCTGGACTTCACCACCACCGACGGGGCGGCGATCCCGCAGGCGCTGCTCGGCAACGTCTACGAGACGCTGGTCAAGCAGGACGACTCCGGCAAGATCGTGCCGTCGCTGGCGAAGTCGTGGACGGTGTCGGCGGACCGCAAGACGTACACGTTCGACCTGGTCGACAACGCGAAGTTCACGAACGGCAAGCAGTTCACCGCGAGCGACGCGGTGTTCAGCATCAACCGGGTGAAGACCGCGTGGACGATCTCGCTGAAGAGTGCGATGGACGTCGTCTCCGCCGCGACGGCGGTGTCACCGACGAAGCTGCAGGTCACGCTCGCCAAGCCGAGCAACGACTGGCTGTTCCGGATGACCACCCGGATCGGGGCGATGTTCTCCGAGACCGGCGTCAGCGCACTGGCCACTGCCCCGGTCGGCACCGGGCCGTTCAAGTTCTCGAAGTGGAACCGCGGCGACTCGATCGTGCTGACCCGTAACGACGACTACTGGGGCACGAAGCCGAACTTCGCGCAGATCACGCTGAAGTACTTCAAGGACGCGACCGCGCTGAACAACGCGCTGCTGACCAGCACGATCAACGTGATCGGCACGGTGCAGGCACCCGAGGCGCTGAGCCAGTTCACCAGCAACTCGAAGTACCAGGTGATCGAGGGCACGACGAACGGCGAGGTGCTGCTCTCGTTCAACAACTCGCGGCCGGTGTTCAAGGACGTCCGCACCCGGCAGGCGATCCGGATGGCGATCGACCACAAGGCGCTGCTCGACACCTGCTGGGCCGGTCGCGGCAAGCTGATCGGCAGCATGGTCCCGCCGACCGACCCGTGGTACGAGGACCTGACCGGGATCGCGCCGTACGACCTGGCCAAGGCGAAGTCGTTGCTGCAGGCCTCCGGTGCGGCCGGCCAGACGCTCCGGCTCCGGCTCCCGACGTTGCCGTACGCAACGTCCTGCGGCCAGGTGGTGAAGAGCGACCTGGAGCAGGCCGGGCTGAAGGTGCAGATCGACCAGCTCGAGTTCCCGGCCGCGTGGCTGACCACGGTGTTCAAGAACGCCGACTACGACATGTCGATCATCGCGCACGTCGAGCCGCGGGACCTGGGCGCGGTGTTCAACGCGAAGTACTACACCCGGTACGACGACCCGACGCTGCAGGCCGATTTGGCCGCGGCCGACGCGGGTGACGAGGCCACGCAGGTCGCGGACATGAAGAAGGCGGCCCGGCGGCTGTCCGAGCAGGCCGCGGGCGACTGGCTGTTCCTGCTGCCGAACCTGATGGTCGCGGACAAGGACATCAAGGGCCTGCCGACCAACGCGATCACCGAGGCCTTCGACCTGTCCAAGCTCAGCCGATGA
- a CDS encoding ABC transporter permease — translation MILRLIERTAVFLVSLAVSTVLVFAFMAILPGDPARVALGVNASDAAVAELRRQFGLDRPLPTQYFDWVGGLLHGDLGTSYVSKVAIGPQVFDRLQVTLWLVVAGMIVALIVAVPAGTMMAARHRQVSGLALSAVSQIGVAVPAFLAGILLIVVFAVKLGWLPANGWTPPAQDPGMFLKQLILPALSLGLVQGAVLTRYVRSAVLDVLREDYLRTARAKGLRPFHALWRHGLRNAAVPVVTVLGLQLATLLIGAVVVERVFVIPGLGSLLLDGVSNRDLLLVQDVVMVLVLAVLLVNFLVDILYVALDPRLRASA, via the coding sequence ATGATCCTCCGCCTGATCGAGCGCACCGCCGTGTTCTTGGTCAGCCTCGCGGTGAGCACTGTGCTGGTGTTCGCGTTCATGGCGATCCTGCCCGGCGACCCGGCCCGGGTCGCCCTCGGCGTGAACGCCTCGGACGCGGCAGTGGCCGAACTGCGGCGGCAGTTCGGCCTCGACCGTCCGCTGCCGACGCAGTACTTCGACTGGGTCGGCGGCCTGCTGCACGGCGACCTCGGTACGTCGTACGTGTCGAAGGTGGCGATCGGGCCGCAGGTGTTCGACCGTCTGCAGGTCACGCTCTGGCTGGTCGTCGCCGGGATGATCGTCGCGCTGATCGTCGCCGTACCGGCCGGGACGATGATGGCGGCGCGGCACCGGCAGGTCTCCGGGCTGGCGCTGTCCGCGGTCTCGCAGATCGGTGTCGCGGTCCCGGCGTTCCTGGCGGGCATCCTGCTGATCGTGGTGTTCGCGGTGAAGCTCGGCTGGCTCCCCGCCAACGGCTGGACCCCGCCCGCTCAGGACCCCGGGATGTTCCTCAAACAACTGATCCTCCCCGCGCTGTCACTCGGCCTGGTCCAGGGCGCCGTCCTGACACGCTACGTCCGGAGTGCGGTGCTCGATGTGTTGCGCGAGGACTACTTGCGAACAGCCCGGGCGAAGGGTCTCCGCCCGTTCCACGCGTTGTGGAGACACGGCCTCCGCAATGCCGCCGTTCCTGTCGTAACTGTTCTTGGCCTCCAACTCGCGACGCTTCTGATCGGAGCGGTCGTGGTGGAACGCGTCTTCGTGATCCCGGGCCTGGGCAGCCTCCTCCTGGACGGCGTGTCGAACCGCGACCTCCTGCTGGTGCAGGACGTGGTGATGGTCCTCGTGCTCGCAGTACTCCTGGTCAACTTCCTCGTCGACATCCTGTACGTCGCCCTGGACCCAAGACTCCGGGCCTCCGCATGA
- a CDS encoding ABC transporter permease — translation MRRRNPSLLAGAVIVGVIVLMALVSFVWTPYDATLVTPASRLLTPSWSHWFGTDKFGRDVLSQIMVGSRTTLFVGVVAVGVAAVIGVPLGILAAMVRRWPGEVIMRANDLLLAFPALLLAIMFGAVFGASTLTAMVAIGIASVPSFARVIRSGALQVMRTEYVLAARAAGRRPWPIAVRHVLPNVTSLITVQASVSFAIAVLAEAALSFLGYGTPPPTPSWGRMLQESQEFLFSAPRLAIFPGVAIAIAVLGFNLLGDGLRDRFDPKLEDRR, via the coding sequence ATGAGGCGCCGCAACCCGAGCCTGCTGGCCGGCGCCGTCATCGTCGGGGTGATCGTGCTGATGGCCCTCGTCTCGTTCGTCTGGACGCCGTACGACGCCACCCTCGTCACCCCGGCGTCACGCCTGCTGACACCGTCGTGGTCGCACTGGTTCGGCACCGACAAGTTCGGCCGGGACGTGCTCAGCCAGATCATGGTCGGTTCCCGTACGACGTTGTTCGTCGGCGTCGTCGCGGTCGGTGTGGCCGCGGTCATCGGCGTACCGCTCGGGATTCTCGCGGCGATGGTGCGCCGCTGGCCGGGCGAGGTGATCATGCGCGCGAACGACCTGCTGCTCGCGTTCCCGGCGCTGCTGCTGGCGATCATGTTCGGCGCGGTCTTCGGGGCCAGCACGCTGACCGCGATGGTTGCCATCGGCATCGCTTCGGTGCCGAGCTTCGCGCGGGTGATCCGGAGCGGGGCGTTGCAGGTGATGCGGACGGAGTACGTGCTCGCTGCCCGTGCCGCGGGGCGCCGGCCGTGGCCGATCGCCGTACGGCATGTGCTGCCGAACGTGACGAGTCTGATCACGGTTCAGGCGTCGGTGTCGTTCGCGATCGCGGTGCTGGCGGAGGCCGCGCTGTCGTTCCTCGGGTACGGCACGCCGCCGCCGACGCCGTCGTGGGGGCGGATGCTGCAGGAGAGCCAGGAGTTCCTGTTCAGCGCGCCGCGGCTGGCGATCTTCCCGGGGGTGGCGATCGCGATCGCGGTGCTCGGGTTCAACCTGTTGGGCGACGGTCTGCGCGACCGGTTCGATCCGAAGCTGGAGGACCGCAGATGA
- a CDS encoding ABC transporter ATP-binding protein, protein MQRTLSFIHARSEARTWMNDVLTVRGLSVSVRDTTLVADVDLTVGAGERVGLIGESGSGKSLTALSILGLLPEDVRAGGSVRLDGVDHELVGADERRMSRVRGRDIAMVFQEPMTALNPTMRVGDQIAEAMLIHKTHAKPAARAAAADLLERVQLPPETLRAYPHQLSGGMRQRVVLALALANDPALLICDEPTTALDVTVQALVLDLIVRGVLDRSAALLFITHDLAVVATVCERVLVMYGGRVVEAGPVEEVFTRPRHRYTEGLLAASDLEANSRRLTTIPGNVPPAGRFPSGCVFRTRCAHATALCEERPAWTGAEADGFACHHPAGGTDA, encoded by the coding sequence ATGCAGCGAACGCTGTCGTTCATCCACGCCCGCAGCGAAGCGAGGACGTGGATGAACGACGTACTGACGGTGCGCGGGTTGTCCGTCTCGGTCCGGGACACGACGCTCGTGGCGGACGTGGACCTGACGGTCGGCGCGGGGGAGCGGGTCGGGCTGATCGGGGAGTCCGGCTCGGGAAAGTCGCTGACCGCGCTGAGCATTCTCGGGTTGTTGCCGGAGGACGTCCGGGCCGGCGGTTCGGTCCGGCTGGACGGTGTCGACCACGAGTTGGTCGGTGCGGACGAACGCCGGATGTCGCGGGTCCGCGGCCGGGACATCGCGATGGTGTTCCAGGAGCCGATGACCGCGCTGAACCCGACGATGCGGGTCGGTGACCAGATCGCCGAGGCGATGCTCATCCACAAGACTCACGCCAAACCCGCGGCTCGCGCGGCGGCGGCCGACCTGCTGGAGCGGGTGCAGCTGCCGCCCGAGACGCTCCGGGCGTATCCGCATCAGCTGTCCGGTGGCATGCGGCAACGAGTTGTCCTGGCGCTTGCCCTGGCCAACGATCCGGCGCTGCTGATCTGCGACGAACCGACGACCGCGCTCGACGTCACGGTCCAGGCGCTCGTCCTCGACCTGATCGTTCGCGGGGTCCTGGATCGCTCGGCCGCGCTGCTGTTCATCACCCACGACCTCGCCGTCGTCGCCACGGTCTGCGAACGGGTTCTGGTGATGTACGGCGGCCGCGTCGTGGAGGCCGGTCCCGTCGAGGAGGTCTTCACGCGGCCCCGCCACCGGTACACCGAAGGTCTGCTCGCGGCCTCGGACCTGGAGGCGAACTCCCGGCGGCTGACCACGATCCCCGGCAACGTGCCACCCGCCGGTCGCTTCCCGTCGGGCTGTGTGTTCCGTACGCGTTGCGCGCACGCCACCGCCCTGTGTGAGGAGAGGCCCGCGTGGACCGGGGCCGAGGCCGACGGCTTCGCCTGCCACCATCCGGCCGGAGGCACCGATGCCTGA
- a CDS encoding ATP-binding cassette domain-containing protein, whose product MPEHVPPAHDREHDPAPRQHGPAARLHGPAARQDGPAHPEPVIRVVDLVRDYPRPRTSLVRPAPVVHALRGVSLEVKHGERFGIVGESGCGKSTLLRIVAALDRATSGHVFVEGTDITNLPERRLRPLRENLQLVFQDPMSSLDPRMRVRDIIAEPLVVQGHPASGQRVRELLEAVGLSADAGDRYPHQFSGGQRQRISIARALAPRPRILIADEPVSALDVSVRAQVLNLISDLVDDLDLTLVFVSHDLSVVKHVCDRVAVMNAGQIVETGYTADVYAAPQHPYTQRLVSAIPTLQRALSGATTSDLLANGDPA is encoded by the coding sequence ATGCCTGAACACGTCCCACCGGCGCACGACCGCGAGCACGACCCAGCGCCACGCCAGCACGGCCCGGCGGCACGCCTGCACGGCCCGGCGGCACGCCAGGACGGCCCGGCGCATCCGGAGCCGGTCATCCGCGTGGTCGACCTCGTGCGCGACTACCCCCGTCCGCGGACGTCACTGGTCAGACCAGCGCCCGTCGTACACGCACTCCGCGGCGTCAGCCTGGAGGTCAAGCACGGCGAGCGGTTCGGCATCGTCGGCGAGTCCGGCTGCGGCAAGTCCACCCTGCTGCGCATCGTCGCCGCCCTCGACCGCGCGACCTCGGGCCACGTGTTCGTCGAAGGCACCGACATCACCAACCTCCCGGAGCGCCGGCTGCGGCCGCTCCGCGAGAACCTGCAGCTCGTCTTCCAGGACCCGATGAGCTCGCTCGATCCGCGCATGCGGGTCCGCGACATCATCGCCGAACCCCTTGTGGTGCAAGGCCATCCGGCCTCCGGTCAGCGGGTCCGCGAGCTGCTCGAAGCCGTCGGTCTGTCCGCCGATGCGGGCGACCGGTACCCGCACCAGTTCTCCGGCGGGCAGCGGCAGCGGATCTCGATCGCCCGCGCGCTCGCCCCGCGGCCGCGGATCCTGATCGCCGACGAGCCGGTCAGCGCCCTCGACGTCTCGGTCCGCGCGCAGGTCCTGAACCTGATCTCGGACCTGGTCGACGACCTCGACCTGACCCTGGTGTTCGTCTCGCACGACCTGTCCGTGGTCAAGCACGTCTGCGATCGCGTGGCGGTGATGAACGCCGGCCAGATCGTCGAGACCGGCTACACCGCGGACGTGTACGCCGCCCCGCAGCATCCGTACACGCAACGCCTGGTCTCCGCGATCCCGACGCTGCAGCGGGCGCTGTCCGGCGCGACCACCTCCGACCTGCTCGCGAACGGAGATCCAGCATGA
- a CDS encoding aldehyde dehydrogenase family protein, whose protein sequence is MRFPAGLPIGESWIEAPGATPVIFPYDGSVVADAPVGDVAMARAALDSALAVRETVGRMPSYLRRKVLQGVHSAVLAERDAFVDLLVLETGKPLVDCRVEIDRTLLTLETSAEEVARLHGETVPLDLLPSGEGLQGFWVRKPIGVVVGITGFNYPLLLAAHKIAPAFAAGCPIIVKPAPQTPLATLWLAHLMRSALADAGAPSTALQVVTGGREVGATLTTDRRIGAVSFTGSAAVGHRIARDAAPTKVLLELGSNSALVVADDADLDAAADAIVRGGYYASGQACISVQRVIAVEPVRDVLLEKLGARLPGVVVGDPRDPETRVSALINPAATDRVRQWVGDAVHAGASIAYEAPGDVLGPTVLTDVPDGLPAWDEEIFGPVIAVRSVADVDSALRAVNETRYGLQASVFTSSLDTAFAAIDRLDVGGVVINDVPGFRSDVMPYGGVKDSGTGREGPRFAIEELTTTRMAIIRPRP, encoded by the coding sequence ATGAGGTTCCCCGCCGGCTTGCCGATCGGTGAGTCATGGATCGAGGCACCGGGCGCGACACCGGTGATCTTCCCGTACGACGGTTCGGTCGTCGCGGACGCCCCGGTCGGGGACGTCGCGATGGCGCGGGCCGCCCTCGACAGCGCGCTCGCCGTACGTGAGACGGTCGGGCGGATGCCGTCGTACCTGCGGCGGAAAGTCCTGCAGGGCGTGCATTCCGCGGTACTGGCCGAGCGGGACGCGTTCGTGGACCTGCTGGTGCTGGAGACCGGGAAGCCGCTGGTCGACTGCCGGGTGGAGATCGATCGGACGCTGCTCACGCTGGAGACGTCGGCCGAGGAGGTCGCGCGGCTGCACGGTGAGACTGTGCCGCTCGACCTCTTGCCGAGCGGTGAAGGGCTGCAGGGGTTCTGGGTGCGGAAGCCGATCGGCGTGGTGGTCGGGATCACCGGGTTCAACTACCCGTTGTTGCTCGCGGCCCATAAGATCGCGCCGGCGTTCGCGGCCGGCTGCCCGATCATCGTGAAGCCCGCGCCGCAGACGCCGCTGGCGACGCTCTGGCTCGCACACCTGATGCGCTCGGCGCTGGCCGACGCGGGTGCGCCTTCGACCGCGTTGCAGGTGGTGACGGGCGGGCGGGAGGTTGGTGCGACGCTGACCACGGACCGGCGGATCGGCGCGGTGTCGTTCACTGGATCGGCCGCCGTCGGGCACCGGATCGCGCGGGACGCGGCGCCTACCAAGGTACTGCTCGAGCTCGGGTCGAACTCAGCACTGGTCGTTGCCGATGACGCCGATCTGGACGCGGCGGCGGACGCGATCGTACGCGGCGGGTACTACGCCTCCGGCCAGGCCTGCATCTCGGTGCAGCGCGTGATCGCGGTCGAGCCGGTGCGAGACGTGTTGCTGGAGAAACTCGGTGCTCGGCTCCCCGGTGTGGTCGTCGGTGATCCGCGTGATCCGGAGACGCGGGTGTCCGCGCTGATCAACCCGGCGGCGACGGACCGGGTCCGGCAGTGGGTCGGCGATGCGGTGCACGCGGGGGCGTCCATCGCGTACGAGGCCCCTGGCGACGTGCTCGGTCCGACGGTCTTGACCGACGTACCGGATGGTCTGCCGGCGTGGGACGAGGAGATCTTCGGACCGGTGATCGCCGTACGGTCGGTTGCCGATGTGGACAGTGCCCTGCGGGCCGTGAACGAGACGCGGTACGGCTTGCAGGCGAGTGTGTTCACGTCGTCGCTGGACACCGCGTTCGCGGCGATCGACCGGCTCGACGTCGGGGGAGTGGTGATCAACGACGTCCCCGGGTTCCGGTCCGACGTGATGCCGTACGGCGGCGTCAAGGACTCCGGCACCGGCCGCGAAGGCCCACGCTTCGCCATCGAAGAACTGACGACGACCCGGATGGCCATCATCCGCCCCCGCCCATGA
- a CDS encoding SDR family NAD(P)-dependent oxidoreductase: MDYARLFRLDGRHALVIGAGSGIGRSSALALAAHGARVTCADRDLTAARSTAGTALAAYELDILDDAAIDRAVGDLDPVDVLVFTAATNVRKRILDYTADEFDRVVSLNLRASFQLVRAFGRGMAERGRGSIIGFSSIRATTVEPGQSVYAATKAGLVQLLRTAAAELGPSGVRANAIAPGVVETPLTAQIKADQSWYDAYAQKSALGRWAQPDELAGAVVYLASDAASFVTGSVLAVDGGWTAVDGRFEPPN, from the coding sequence ATGGATTATGCGAGGCTCTTCCGGCTCGACGGCAGGCATGCGCTGGTGATCGGCGCGGGCAGTGGGATCGGCCGCTCGAGTGCTCTGGCGTTGGCGGCCCACGGGGCGCGCGTCACGTGTGCGGATCGGGACCTCACCGCGGCTCGCTCCACCGCCGGGACCGCGTTGGCGGCGTACGAACTGGACATCCTGGACGACGCCGCGATCGACCGGGCTGTGGGGGACCTGGATCCAGTCGACGTGCTGGTGTTCACCGCCGCCACGAACGTGCGGAAGCGGATCCTCGACTACACGGCCGACGAGTTCGATCGGGTCGTGTCGCTGAACCTGCGGGCCTCGTTCCAGCTGGTACGCGCGTTCGGCCGCGGTATGGCGGAGCGCGGGCGGGGGAGCATCATCGGGTTCAGCTCGATCCGCGCTACGACGGTCGAGCCGGGCCAATCGGTGTACGCGGCAACAAAAGCCGGTCTCGTCCAGTTGCTGCGGACCGCGGCCGCCGAGCTCGGACCGTCCGGCGTCCGTGCGAACGCGATCGCCCCCGGAGTCGTCGAGACTCCGCTGACCGCACAGATCAAGGCCGACCAGAGCTGGTACGACGCCTACGCGCAGAAGAGCGCACTCGGCCGCTGGGCGCAGCCGGACGAGCTCGCCGGCGCGGTCGTCTACCTCGCCTCGGACGCGGCAAGCTTCGTCACCGGCAGCGTCCTCGCCGTCGACGGCGGCTGGACCGCAGTCGACGGCCGCTTCGAACCACCGAACTAG